Proteins co-encoded in one Candidatus Bealeia paramacronuclearis genomic window:
- the rlmB gene encoding 23S rRNA (guanosine(2251)-2'-O)-methyltransferase RlmB, with product MKHKSNAPTLWIWGTHAVLAALQNEERSFEKLILTQEVYDEMPEELLKKCSFQILERREMERVLPAGAVHQGIGLKTKPLPQMAIKDLLVELEDDDLLLILDHVTDPHNVGAILRTCAAFNVKALIMTDRNAPPLSGSLAKTASGALERLPVIFVTNLVRTLDTLKRNHIWVIGLAEEGTKPLDDTNLPGKKAIVMGAEGEGLRRLTREHCDILVNLPTNAEFPTLNVSVAAGISIYALAKK from the coding sequence ATGAAACATAAATCAAACGCTCCGACTCTTTGGATTTGGGGTACTCATGCCGTTTTAGCGGCCCTTCAAAATGAAGAAAGATCTTTTGAAAAATTAATTCTTACGCAAGAAGTTTATGATGAAATGCCAGAAGAACTTCTTAAAAAATGTTCTTTTCAAATTCTTGAGCGTCGCGAAATGGAGCGGGTCTTGCCAGCAGGTGCCGTTCACCAAGGAATTGGCCTTAAAACTAAACCTCTTCCCCAAATGGCCATTAAAGATCTTCTTGTTGAACTTGAAGATGATGATCTTTTGCTTATTTTGGACCACGTGACTGATCCTCATAATGTGGGGGCCATTTTAAGAACGTGTGCGGCTTTTAACGTCAAAGCCCTTATTATGACCGATCGCAATGCGCCGCCTTTAAGTGGTTCCCTGGCCAAAACTGCCTCAGGAGCTCTTGAGCGTCTTCCTGTTATTTTCGTCACAAACCTTGTCCGAACATTGGATACCTTAAAAAGGAATCACATTTGGGTCATTGGTCTTGCGGAAGAAGGTACAAAACCTTTAGATGATACAAATCTTCCGGGAAAAAAAGCCATTGTGATGGGCGCTGAAGGCGAAGGTTTACGACGCCTCACCCGTGAGCATTGTGATATTTTGGTTAATCTTCCCACAAATGCAGAATTTCCCACTTTGAACGTTTCTGTGGCTGCGGGAATTTCGATTTATGCCTTGGCGAAAAAGTAG
- a CDS encoding CarD family transcriptional regulator — translation MPEKIKFSAGDYVVYPAHGVGKLMSIETQEISGHKLEVFVIHFEKDRMTLRLPVAKAKAAGLRGISASKDMSSAINALKTKGRIRKTMWSRRAQEYEAKINSGNPVNLAEVIRELHRTATQPEQSYSERQVYMSALNRLVSELAAVEKIDFDKAAEKVEKILEAA, via the coding sequence ATGCCTGAAAAAATTAAGTTTTCTGCCGGAGATTATGTCGTTTATCCTGCCCACGGAGTTGGAAAACTCATGAGCATCGAGACACAAGAAATCTCGGGTCATAAATTAGAAGTCTTTGTCATCCACTTTGAAAAAGATCGGATGACCTTGCGTTTGCCTGTGGCCAAAGCGAAAGCGGCAGGTCTGCGTGGCATTTCTGCGTCTAAAGATATGAGTTCTGCCATCAATGCGCTTAAAACCAAAGGCCGCATCCGCAAAACAATGTGGAGTCGTCGTGCACAAGAGTACGAAGCAAAAATAAATTCCGGAAACCCGGTGAATTTGGCCGAAGTCATTCGTGAGTTGCACCGGACTGCAACACAACCTGAACAATCTTATTCCGAACGGCAAGTTTATATGTCGGCTTTAAATCGCCTTGTGTCTGAACTGGCAGCCGTTGAAAAAATTGATTTTGACAAGGCTGCCGAAAAGGTTGAGAAAATTCTCGAAGCCGCATAA
- a CDS encoding NAD(P)/FAD-dependent oxidoreductase, producing MIDHLHQTDVAIIGAGPTGLFAVFECGMMRLKCHVIDPLEMVGGQCSALYPEKPIYDIPAYPKIGAQELIDNLMTQIKPFHPEFHLGQQVMKLERTQGNRWMLSTDHGTTIVAKAVIIAAGVGAFGPNRPPLEGIENYEGQSIFYYVKSRENFRDKRVLIAGGGDSAVDWAISLAEVAKSVGVVHRRPKFRCAPESEAKLHELEKAGKIELLIPYQLEGLKGQGDQLDSVVLKSLEGEEKDYPCDVLLPFYGLAMNLGPILEWDLALHHNHIEVNPQSCATSLEGVFAIGDIATYPGKLKLILTGFAEGAHAAHAARAIAHPGETLHFEYSTTSGVLGIA from the coding sequence GTGATTGATCATTTGCATCAAACCGATGTGGCTATTATTGGGGCGGGACCTACAGGACTTTTTGCTGTTTTTGAATGTGGAATGATGCGTCTGAAATGTCATGTCATCGACCCTCTTGAGATGGTGGGCGGACAATGTTCGGCCCTTTATCCTGAAAAGCCAATTTATGATATTCCCGCCTATCCCAAAATTGGGGCACAGGAGCTCATCGATAATTTGATGACTCAAATTAAGCCCTTCCATCCTGAGTTTCATTTAGGCCAACAGGTCATGAAACTGGAGCGTACGCAAGGGAATCGGTGGATGCTTTCCACAGATCATGGCACAACCATTGTAGCCAAAGCCGTTATTATTGCAGCCGGTGTTGGAGCTTTTGGACCCAATCGTCCTCCCCTTGAAGGAATTGAGAACTATGAAGGTCAAAGCATTTTTTATTACGTAAAATCCCGAGAGAATTTTCGAGATAAACGCGTGCTTATTGCCGGTGGAGGTGATTCGGCGGTTGATTGGGCAATTTCCCTTGCGGAAGTAGCAAAATCTGTAGGTGTTGTGCATCGTCGTCCTAAATTTCGATGCGCCCCTGAAAGCGAAGCGAAACTCCATGAATTGGAAAAAGCCGGCAAAATTGAGCTTCTGATTCCTTACCAATTGGAGGGTTTAAAGGGACAGGGAGACCAACTAGACTCTGTTGTCTTGAAATCTCTTGAGGGAGAAGAAAAAGATTATCCCTGCGATGTCCTGCTACCCTTTTATGGCTTGGCTATGAATTTGGGCCCCATTTTAGAATGGGATTTAGCACTTCATCATAATCATATTGAGGTTAATCCGCAAAGCTGCGCAACCTCACTTGAGGGTGTTTTTGCTATTGGGGATATTGCAACTTATCCAGGAAAGCTCAAACTAATTCTCACAGGTTTTGCAGAAGGTGCCCATGCCGCTCATGCTGCACGTGCTATTGCTCATCCCGGTGAGACCCTTCATTTTGAGTATTCTACAACTTCAGGAGTTCTCGGGATCGCTTGA
- a CDS encoding HAMP domain-containing sensor histidine kinase — protein MRRQNEALEAADRVKSEFIANISYELRAPLNTIIGFSEILQQRYFGELNVRQEDYVKGVLESSMSLLKLINDILDLSSIEAGYMSITPSEFNIQNLIEEVIQLLTHRSEAKKQSLKVKCDLNCTTWISDEKRLKQAIFNLISNAINYTHDGGKITIQTEVKNNELVIAVSDSGIGIAKEDQERVFRKFERGNKRASGVGLGLSLVKSLIELHGGRIELESQVKKGTTVTCYLPQSCAMPQAIPRTPEVVEYSK, from the coding sequence TTGCGTCGTCAAAATGAAGCTTTAGAGGCCGCAGATCGTGTAAAATCCGAATTCATTGCCAATATTTCCTATGAACTGAGAGCCCCGCTCAATACCATCATTGGGTTTTCTGAGATCTTACAACAACGTTATTTTGGCGAACTCAATGTCAGACAAGAAGATTATGTGAAAGGCGTTTTGGAATCTTCGATGAGCCTTTTAAAACTCATTAATGACATTTTAGATTTGTCCTCAATTGAGGCAGGATATATGTCCATAACGCCTTCAGAATTTAATATTCAAAATTTGATTGAAGAGGTCATACAACTCTTAACACATCGTTCTGAGGCGAAAAAACAAAGTCTCAAAGTGAAATGTGATCTCAATTGCACCACTTGGATTAGTGATGAAAAACGATTGAAACAGGCCATCTTTAATCTCATCAGCAACGCCATTAACTATACCCATGACGGCGGGAAAATCACAATTCAGACGGAAGTAAAGAATAATGAGCTTGTGATTGCGGTTTCTGATAGCGGCATTGGAATCGCCAAAGAAGATCAAGAGCGGGTCTTCCGAAAGTTTGAGCGTGGAAACAAACGGGCCTCGGGTGTGGGCCTTGGGCTTTCTTTGGTGAAAAGTCTCATTGAGCTTCATGGTGGTCGAATTGAGCTTGAATCACAAGTCAAAAAAGGCACGACTGTGACGTGTTATTTACCGCAAAGTTGTGCGATGCCTCAAGCGATCCCGAGAACTCCTGAAGTTGTAGAATACTCAAAATGA
- a CDS encoding PAS-domain containing protein, with protein sequence MHKKFHDLTGLLQTHPEGWCLWQGYKAYESSNQFQRIFDYLKSEHFTLSDLMIHLEGESATQLEASFHELIEKDNSFSLRIKCGHKNAIYLIKGTRLQSTNRFVTWVRDVTEQVHSQKIVLEASERNEKLLSIYENILNAMPFPIWRRNQDLKLDYCNQAYQNALEASFSEVIKNQLELIPKGQGQALANEALAEKCTQEITTLLIIEEECKVFTIREIIDPTENGTFGFALDINDLEKLQKEKEAILLAYHNILDHLSTAVGIYDADRRLTYYNRAYLQMNHLEEKYLKGNPRLDDVLEVLREKRALPEYADFPAYKKQRIMQFQDLIKPQEELIHRPDERTLRMFTAPYPLGGLVFMFEDVTDNLSLIRKNNALVAVQRTTLDNLFEGVAVFGPDNRLTLTNSSFRKIWNLREDQCTPGDHLSDIIEHIRPFFSQEENWPLLKNRIIENTTDRVGKRGQILRSDSSVIEFTMCPFLMVKVFSVIQILQQVITLKKRCVVKMKL encoded by the coding sequence ATGCACAAAAAATTTCATGATCTTACAGGCCTTCTTCAGACCCATCCTGAAGGATGGTGCCTTTGGCAGGGATACAAGGCTTATGAATCCTCAAATCAATTTCAACGCATTTTTGATTATTTGAAGTCTGAGCATTTTACGCTTTCTGATTTAATGATTCATCTCGAAGGAGAAAGCGCCACTCAACTTGAGGCCTCCTTTCATGAGCTAATTGAAAAAGATAATTCCTTTTCTCTGCGGATTAAATGCGGACATAAAAACGCAATTTATCTCATCAAAGGTACGCGTCTTCAAAGTACAAATCGTTTTGTGACCTGGGTCCGAGATGTCACCGAACAAGTTCATAGTCAGAAAATTGTTTTGGAAGCCTCGGAGCGCAATGAAAAGCTTTTGAGTATTTATGAAAATATTCTCAATGCGATGCCCTTCCCCATCTGGCGTCGCAATCAGGATCTGAAATTAGATTATTGTAATCAAGCCTATCAAAATGCCCTTGAGGCCAGTTTTTCTGAGGTGATTAAAAATCAACTTGAGTTGATCCCCAAAGGGCAAGGCCAAGCACTTGCTAATGAGGCGTTAGCAGAAAAATGCACACAAGAAATCACAACCCTCCTCATTATTGAAGAAGAATGCAAAGTTTTTACAATCCGAGAAATTATAGACCCCACAGAAAATGGAACTTTTGGCTTTGCGCTTGATATCAATGACCTTGAGAAACTTCAAAAAGAAAAAGAAGCTATTCTCCTCGCTTATCATAATATTCTTGATCACCTCTCCACCGCTGTGGGGATTTATGATGCTGATCGCAGATTAACTTATTATAATCGTGCATATCTTCAAATGAATCACCTTGAGGAAAAATACCTGAAGGGAAATCCACGTCTTGATGATGTACTGGAGGTTCTTCGTGAAAAAAGAGCGCTTCCTGAATATGCGGATTTTCCCGCCTATAAAAAACAACGTATAATGCAATTTCAAGATCTCATCAAACCTCAGGAAGAATTGATTCATCGGCCCGATGAAAGAACACTGCGCATGTTTACAGCTCCCTATCCTTTGGGGGGACTTGTTTTTATGTTTGAAGACGTGACGGATAATTTGTCGTTGATCCGCAAAAACAATGCCCTTGTAGCCGTTCAACGCACGACGCTTGATAATCTTTTTGAAGGGGTCGCTGTTTTTGGTCCCGACAATCGGTTGACGCTTACAAATTCAAGTTTTCGAAAAATTTGGAATCTCAGGGAAGATCAATGCACACCTGGGGATCATCTTTCTGATATTATTGAACACATTCGTCCTTTCTTTTCTCAAGAAGAAAATTGGCCCCTCCTTAAAAATCGCATCATAGAAAACACCACAGACAGAGTTGGTAAACGCGGTCAGATTTTACGCAGTGATAGTTCCGTTATTGAATTTACTATGTGCCCCTTCCTAATGGTGAAAGTTTTCTCAGTTATACAAATATTACAGCAGGTTATCACATTGAAGAAGCGTTGCGTCGTCAAAATGAAGCTTTAG
- a CDS encoding 5-formyltetrahydrofolate cyclo-ligase produces MSLIHAKQKLRQEMKALRLKLAPTLPEASNLARNVFLKSFPNTLNVALYYPLKEELDTKPLLESLREKGSVISLPVITDHHLIFKKWDPKIALIKSSFQTFEPNSSSEIILPEIIVVPLLAFDRKGHRLGYGKGHFDRTLNAFRQNHKIIAIGYAYSFQELQNLPQEDCDERLDYIITEKEIISILS; encoded by the coding sequence ATGTCCCTCATCCACGCCAAACAAAAACTCCGCCAAGAGATGAAAGCGCTGAGATTAAAGCTTGCCCCTACCTTGCCAGAGGCCTCAAATTTGGCGCGAAATGTTTTTTTGAAATCATTTCCGAACACCTTAAATGTTGCACTTTATTATCCTTTAAAAGAAGAGCTTGATACGAAACCTCTTTTGGAAAGCCTGAGAGAAAAGGGGTCGGTAATTTCCTTGCCTGTGATTACAGATCATCATTTGATTTTTAAAAAATGGGATCCTAAAATTGCTCTTATAAAAAGTTCTTTTCAAACGTTCGAACCCAATTCTTCTTCCGAGATAATTCTGCCTGAAATCATTGTTGTTCCTCTTTTAGCCTTTGACCGCAAAGGGCATCGTTTGGGGTATGGAAAAGGGCATTTTGATAGAACCTTAAATGCATTTCGTCAAAACCATAAAATCATCGCGATCGGATATGCTTATTCTTTTCAAGAGCTCCAAAACCTACCTCAAGAGGATTGCGATGAACGATTAGATTATATTATCACTGAAAAAGAGATTATTTCGATACTCAGCTGA
- a CDS encoding metal ABC transporter ATP-binding protein: MDGLLVGRLDPPSITLQNLSVQYGHKTIIHALSGEFKPGSLTAIVGPNGGGKSTLLKAILKLIPNVTGEIKFQHAIPQEVAYLAQQNLIDRQFPLTVSDTVALGLFRKLGLFARVSEDDKKAIQNALVRVGLEGYENSPLEALSGGQFQRVLFARLILQNSPIIFLDEPFNAIDMRTIEDLMDIVNEWRQEGRLIVVVLHDIDLVRDFFPETLLLARNLIGWGKTEDILTQDRLIEAMHTSRTWDGEGIHHHG; encoded by the coding sequence TTGGATGGCTTGCTTGTGGGCCGCCTAGATCCACCTTCTATTACTCTTCAAAATTTGTCCGTGCAGTATGGGCACAAAACCATTATTCACGCCCTTTCAGGGGAGTTTAAACCGGGAAGTTTAACGGCCATTGTAGGTCCCAATGGCGGCGGAAAAAGCACTCTTTTAAAAGCTATTTTAAAGCTTATTCCCAATGTGACGGGTGAGATCAAATTTCAGCATGCGATCCCTCAAGAAGTGGCTTATTTGGCGCAACAAAATCTCATTGATCGCCAATTTCCATTGACCGTTTCGGATACAGTGGCTTTGGGGCTTTTCCGGAAATTAGGACTTTTTGCCCGGGTTTCAGAGGATGATAAAAAAGCCATTCAAAACGCTCTTGTGCGGGTGGGTCTTGAAGGTTATGAAAACTCTCCGTTAGAAGCCCTTTCGGGAGGGCAATTCCAAAGGGTTCTTTTTGCGCGCCTCATTCTCCAAAACTCACCCATTATTTTTTTGGACGAACCCTTCAATGCGATTGATATGCGCACTATTGAAGATTTGATGGATATCGTTAATGAATGGAGACAAGAGGGCCGTTTGATTGTGGTCGTTCTTCATGATATCGATCTTGTACGTGATTTTTTTCCTGAGACGTTGCTCTTGGCGCGCAACCTCATCGGATGGGGGAAAACAGAAGACATCTTAACGCAAGATCGACTCATTGAGGCTATGCACACCTCCCGCACGTGGGATGGAGAGGGAATTCATCATCATGGCTGA
- a CDS encoding metal ABC transporter permease, with the protein MADLYDFLISPFVEFLFLRRALVACWALALGCGPVGILLVLRRMTLMGDALSHAILPGAAIGFFFAGLSLPAMSLGGFFVGILVALLGGLMSRMTILNEDASFAGFYLISLALGVLIVSLHGNQVDLMHVLFGSILAVDVLSLYMVTGIASLTIVTIAIIYRPLIIECFDPGFLRSVGGAGGLYHGIFLGLVTMNLVSAFQALGTLMALGMMILPAISARLWARHVWSLFLVSILIAMTGGYVGLLLSYHLNWPSGPAIVMVVGMIYLISLVFGRGGSLKRRKGYT; encoded by the coding sequence ATGGCTGATCTTTATGATTTTCTCATTTCTCCCTTCGTGGAATTCCTTTTTTTAAGGCGCGCTTTAGTCGCATGCTGGGCGCTCGCTTTGGGTTGTGGTCCTGTTGGAATCTTGCTCGTTTTAAGACGTATGACGTTGATGGGGGATGCCCTTTCCCATGCAATTTTACCAGGGGCGGCCATTGGTTTTTTCTTTGCGGGACTTTCGTTGCCCGCCATGAGCTTGGGCGGTTTTTTTGTGGGCATTCTTGTGGCCCTTTTGGGAGGGCTCATGTCACGCATGACCATCTTGAATGAAGATGCGAGTTTTGCGGGATTTTATTTGATTTCGCTTGCCCTTGGAGTTTTGATCGTAAGCCTTCACGGAAATCAAGTCGATTTAATGCATGTCCTTTTTGGATCGATTTTGGCTGTCGATGTGCTTTCTTTATACATGGTCACAGGCATTGCGAGCCTTACCATTGTGACGATTGCCATTATTTATCGACCACTAATTATTGAATGCTTTGATCCTGGGTTTTTAAGATCCGTGGGTGGTGCGGGTGGTCTTTATCACGGTATTTTCTTAGGTCTTGTCACCATGAATCTTGTGAGTGCTTTTCAAGCTTTGGGCACATTAATGGCTTTGGGGATGATGATTTTACCAGCAATTTCAGCTCGCCTTTGGGCACGGCATGTCTGGTCTCTCTTCCTGGTTTCTATTCTCATTGCCATGACGGGGGGATATGTGGGACTTCTTTTATCCTATCATTTGAATTGGCCATCAGGTCCGGCCATTGTCATGGTCGTTGGAATGATATATCTCATCTCTTTAGTTTTTGGACGAGGCGGAAGCCTCAAACGACGCAAAGGGTATACATAA
- a CDS encoding metal ABC transporter substrate-binding protein, protein MMVTFLFHTPLMAAPLKVVTSFSILADMTKEVGGEWIDVKPIVGPNQDTHVYEPRPSDLKNVAQADLIIINGLGFEGWIERLTQSSGYQKEVAVATQGLQPHRMNHDGQEVPDPHAWHSPQNALIYVENISNALQKVIPEHAADIQKRATSYQEKIKVLDQEMKDTFSIIPIEKRKVITAHDGFGYLGQDYDITFLAPLGISTDSEPSAHQLAVLIKQIHHEGIKAIFIENISNPRLLEQMASEAGVSLQGVLYSDALSAPGTEADTYLKMMHHNIGVLKKAFTVNLSQ, encoded by the coding sequence ATGATGGTTACTTTTCTTTTTCATACTCCCCTTATGGCAGCGCCCCTTAAAGTCGTCACTAGTTTTTCAATTTTGGCAGATATGACAAAGGAAGTGGGGGGGGAGTGGATTGACGTTAAACCTATCGTTGGGCCTAACCAAGACACGCATGTTTATGAGCCAAGGCCTTCGGATTTAAAAAATGTCGCGCAGGCTGATCTCATCATCATCAATGGATTGGGATTTGAAGGGTGGATCGAACGCCTTACCCAATCTTCTGGGTATCAAAAAGAAGTTGCTGTGGCCACTCAGGGGCTCCAACCTCATCGCATGAATCATGATGGTCAAGAGGTGCCTGATCCTCATGCTTGGCACTCTCCTCAAAATGCTCTCATCTATGTGGAAAATATTTCAAATGCTCTTCAAAAAGTCATTCCCGAACATGCTGCAGATATTCAAAAACGTGCCACATCTTATCAAGAAAAAATAAAAGTTCTTGATCAAGAAATGAAGGATACATTTTCCATCATTCCTATTGAAAAGAGGAAAGTTATTACGGCTCACGACGGCTTTGGATATTTGGGACAAGATTATGACATTACGTTTTTAGCACCTCTTGGGATTTCAACCGATAGTGAGCCTTCGGCCCATCAACTGGCAGTCTTGATTAAGCAAATTCATCATGAAGGTATTAAAGCCATCTTTATCGAAAATATTTCAAACCCGCGATTGCTCGAGCAAATGGCCAGTGAAGCGGGTGTTTCTCTTCAAGGCGTTCTTTATTCGGATGCGCTTTCGGCGCCCGGTACTGAAGCCGATACTTATCTTAAGATGATGCATCACAATATTGGCGTTTTGAAAAAAGCATTCACCGTTAATTTGAGTCAATGA
- the mutS gene encoding DNA mismatch repair protein MutS codes for MKPHSKGLMLSVNSIIEMVMNLNKTHLESQVPTLTPMMAQYLEIKSQNPGCLLFYRLGDFYELFFEDAIVASKALDITLTRRGKAGDGDEIPMCGVPFHASDNYLSRLIKQGFSVAVCEQAEDPKTRKNAKGPLARKVVRVVTPGTLTEENLLDSKFNNFLMALVPGTSGKEKGQVGVSVCDLSTGDFFIEQTDFGALGSLLSRLEPKEILLPDFLLEEPDLFETFQDWKKRLKPFPKSRFDAENGEKRLQEVFATKALDAFGFKSRLQMASAGAVLDYIYLTQKDALPRLNPPRTLSAENHLYMDGATRKNLELFYTLTGQRSGSLLDHLDHTLTSGGGRLLVHHLALPLLDVEVLEKRLSLVDFFFCNGKVLADIRTLLAPIPDLERCLSRLSLGRGGPRDLGAIKLTLHQISALKTYFKNLIQTPDVFQKLVHHLGHFEPLLEKFTRALSDHLPLLTRDGNFIREGFLEELDTFIQLRDQGRTHIQSLQEKYAGETDIGALKIKTNNVLGYHIEVGANHHKKLDDRFIHRQTTANTMRYSTVELSELEQKLMQAADQALALEMRLFENLRDDILKASDDLVRAAKALSALDVAQSHAHLASVENYTKPELEDSTILEIQGGRHPVVEVGLKSQNQDAFIPNDCVLDQSSPFWLLTGPNMAGKSTFLRQNALIVILAQMGSFVPATRARIGIVDRIFSRIGASDDLARGRSTFMVEMVETATILHQSTPKSFVILDEIGRGTSTYDGLSIAWSCVEYLCQKLKSRTLFATHYHELSELEGKLSELTCHTVKIKEWEGKVIFMHQVIPGKADQSYGIHVAELAGLPKSVITRATQILERLEKPKAAPVLPLFEFKEAEKPYISPLEDALKSINPDALSPRDALEELYRLKSMTA; via the coding sequence ATGAAACCTCATAGTAAGGGTCTCATGCTCTCCGTCAACAGCATTATTGAAATGGTCATGAATTTAAACAAAACACATCTTGAATCCCAAGTACCCACTCTCACTCCCATGATGGCGCAATATTTGGAAATTAAATCTCAAAATCCAGGCTGCCTTTTGTTTTATCGTTTGGGTGATTTTTACGAGCTCTTTTTTGAAGATGCGATTGTGGCATCAAAGGCGCTTGACATCACCCTCACCCGCCGTGGAAAAGCCGGAGATGGGGACGAAATTCCAATGTGTGGTGTGCCCTTTCACGCGAGTGACAATTATCTCTCGCGCCTCATCAAACAAGGATTTTCAGTGGCCGTGTGTGAACAAGCGGAAGATCCCAAAACTCGGAAAAATGCCAAAGGTCCCTTAGCTCGAAAAGTCGTCCGTGTGGTCACCCCAGGAACATTAACGGAAGAAAATTTACTCGATTCTAAATTTAATAATTTCCTGATGGCCCTTGTACCAGGAACTTCTGGCAAAGAAAAAGGCCAAGTGGGGGTGAGTGTTTGTGATCTTTCTACCGGCGACTTTTTTATCGAACAAACAGATTTTGGGGCCCTCGGATCGCTCTTGTCTCGCCTTGAGCCCAAAGAGATTTTGCTGCCTGATTTTCTTCTCGAGGAGCCCGACCTTTTTGAAACCTTTCAAGATTGGAAAAAACGCCTCAAGCCTTTTCCCAAAAGTCGCTTTGATGCGGAAAATGGAGAAAAGAGATTGCAGGAGGTTTTTGCCACAAAAGCCCTTGATGCGTTTGGATTTAAAAGTCGCCTTCAGATGGCCTCAGCTGGGGCGGTGTTAGATTATATTTATTTAACCCAAAAAGATGCTTTGCCGCGTCTGAATCCCCCCCGCACTTTAAGTGCTGAAAATCATCTTTATATGGACGGGGCTACACGGAAAAATCTAGAGCTTTTTTATACGCTTACGGGGCAGCGTTCTGGCAGTCTTTTAGATCATTTGGATCATACGCTGACTTCGGGTGGGGGACGGCTTTTGGTCCATCATTTGGCATTACCACTCTTGGATGTGGAGGTTTTGGAAAAGCGTCTCAGTCTTGTAGATTTCTTCTTTTGCAATGGAAAAGTTTTAGCAGATATTCGCACACTTCTTGCACCCATTCCAGACCTTGAACGATGCTTGTCTCGTCTGAGTTTGGGGCGGGGAGGGCCTCGCGATTTGGGGGCCATCAAACTTACCCTTCATCAGATTTCAGCCCTTAAAACGTATTTTAAAAACTTGATCCAAACCCCCGATGTTTTTCAAAAATTGGTGCATCATTTGGGGCATTTTGAACCCCTTCTTGAAAAGTTTACCCGCGCCCTTTCTGATCACCTCCCTCTTTTAACGCGGGACGGAAATTTCATCCGTGAAGGATTTTTGGAAGAACTTGATACCTTCATTCAATTACGCGATCAGGGACGCACCCACATTCAAAGTTTACAGGAAAAGTATGCAGGCGAAACAGACATTGGTGCCCTTAAAATCAAGACTAATAATGTTCTTGGATATCATATTGAGGTAGGCGCCAATCACCATAAAAAATTGGATGATCGCTTTATTCATCGCCAAACTACCGCCAATACAATGCGATATTCAACGGTTGAACTTTCCGAACTTGAGCAAAAATTAATGCAGGCAGCAGATCAAGCCTTGGCCTTAGAGATGCGTCTTTTTGAGAATTTGCGAGATGACATTTTAAAAGCATCAGATGATCTTGTGCGCGCCGCAAAAGCTTTATCCGCTCTTGATGTTGCACAATCTCATGCTCATTTGGCAAGTGTGGAAAATTACACAAAACCGGAACTTGAGGATTCAACCATCCTTGAAATTCAAGGCGGGCGCCACCCCGTTGTAGAGGTGGGCCTTAAATCCCAAAATCAAGACGCTTTTATTCCTAATGATTGTGTTTTGGATCAATCAAGTCCGTTTTGGCTTTTAACGGGGCCCAATATGGCCGGAAAAAGCACTTTCTTGCGGCAAAATGCCCTAATTGTAATTTTAGCACAAATGGGCTCTTTTGTGCCGGCAACACGTGCTAGAATTGGAATTGTGGATCGTATTTTTAGCCGCATTGGTGCCTCCGATGATTTGGCAAGAGGCCGCTCGACCTTTATGGTCGAGATGGTAGAAACAGCAACTATTCTTCATCAATCCACCCCCAAAAGCTTTGTGATTTTAGATGAAATTGGCCGGGGTACATCCACCTATGATGGACTTTCTATAGCCTGGTCATGCGTGGAATATTTATGTCAAAAACTTAAATCCCGCACCCTTTTTGCAACTCACTACCATGAATTGAGTGAGTTGGAGGGAAAGCTCTCAGAACTTACATGCCATACCGTCAAGATTAAGGAATGGGAGGGTAAAGTCATTTTCATGCACCAAGTGATTCCGGGAAAAGCGGATCAATCTTACGGCATTCATGTTGCGGAATTAGCGGGCCTTCCCAAATCCGTAATCACCCGCGCCACCCAAATTCTCGAGCGCTTGGAAAAACCAAAAGCAGCTCCAGTGCTTCCCCTTTTTGAATTCAAAGAGGCGGAAAAACCTTATATATCTCCATTGGAAGATGCCCTCAAATCCATCAATCCCGATGCACTCTCCCCGCGTGATGCGCTTGAGGAATTGTATCGACTAAAATCGATGACAGCGTAA